From Carassius gibelio isolate Cgi1373 ecotype wild population from Czech Republic chromosome B21, carGib1.2-hapl.c, whole genome shotgun sequence, the proteins below share one genomic window:
- the uimc1 gene encoding BRCA1-A complex subunit RAP80 isoform X2: MPRRKRTTDEGGRKAKVSRVEPNEEILEISDSENEEEEDCSIKRSSRTARWKRRKNQSQLRDMTEEEMLDLAMRLSAEEANSAAHKQQHEDDGDIQKAIAQSLNESTGKASAGQDEAASSTDQPQLDVTNAISRLRRKLSYTGRDQTHSENERETTSPLPEMPDLSQATSSHLSTRSSPTLVSSPSAKTKEKTSDNQTVISNTPELFRSVSDSQSQTSPLFTRHGCFIRHPVVCVEKLSQDLIPSSTDSNVHTQDSAAATSPKQEDLPFSKCPVFTQKDFKRKIDLLEDEDCCKNTNASEDDTQISDEDTHLQTQVSQGLSTGPDTCLSASKRSSPKYVPKNSTEDVTVASKTPNLKQVEDQTTRETAPNTQSWNEFTSHMVLHLTDEDDEDDASEEVLSPSPVLCKEKIFKPIKTKLSSTQSCISPATITLYSSTQDTQMSRSVLEEDSKASKGVEFKSSGCKSPRASVEKGECISYYWGVPFCPMGQNPDEYTRVIMCQMEVYEKSLKEAQRELLHKADWGQPVLPGSERPFGARRWKRHRAPQLSEDEEENDEEAEKENNRTAVEEEKDEAKEESVAGSQDDAEGGQSETYVVLSSPETKDEQVEKTSFLSREEPVTAALNKPFRKSAPWDTSDETQIQCSAEREEEEAQNHKHCEEDEIICPETQMTQNSTPELMVTSPAQPQSRADSEVMEVEEGGGASSVEEERMEQETAPFHSQEMECPLCSRLFPFSKIEIHAAYCDGEADPQEEQPQVVSRRKRTKRNFDETQQSGKSTQMEKCYMCQGFFTLQVYPEHVSLCIGKKDSRANQENGLLSALDRTERRHTGTDEPGPSDVSTTSNCGLADPAVVGTSESGDCSAMTSCTSNAFTPRSENTDCLIDSSKTSQRLSRKRKFKK; encoded by the exons ATGCCCCGCCGGAAGCGCACAACAGATGAAGGCGGAAGAAAAGCGAAAGTCAGCAGAGTGGAGCCCAATGAAGAGATCCTGGAGATATCTGACTCTGAAAATGAAGAG GAGGAAGACTGCTCAATTAAACGGTCCTCTCGGACAGCCAGGTGGAAACGAAGGAAGAATCAATCTCAGCTACGAG ACATGACAGAAGAAGAGATGCTGGACCTGGCCATGAGACTTAGCGCTGAAGAAGCAAACAGTGCTGCCCATAAACAACAGCATGAGGACGACGGCGACATACAAAAAGCCATAGCACAAAGTCTTAAT GAAAGCACTGGAAAAGCATCGGCGGGTCAAGATGAAGCAGCCAGCTCTACAGATCAACCACAGCTGGATGTAACAAATGCGATATCACGCTTGAGACGAAAACTGTCATACACCGGCCGAGATCAGACACACAGTGAGAATGAGAGGGAAACGACTAGTCCACTTCCAGAAATGCCTGATCTGTCACAGGCGACCTCCTCGCATCTTTCAACGAGAAGTTCTCCAACTCTGGTCTCCAGTCCTTCTGCTAAAACAAAG GAAAAGACCTCAGATAACCAGACAGTAATCAGCAACACGCCTGAACTCTTCAGATCTGTCTCCGATTCCCAGTCCCAGACATCCCCTCTCTTCACCAGGCATGGCTGCTTCATCCGTCATCCTGTAGTATGTGTAGAGAAACTGAGTCAGGACCTCATCCCTTCAAGCACAGACTCAAATGTTCACACACAGGACAGCGCTGCTGCCACATCCCCCAAGCAGGAAGATCTGCCCTTTTCCAAATGCCCGGTCTTTACTCAGAAAGACTTCAAACGAAAAATTGATTTGTTAGAGGACGAAGACTGCTGTAAAAATACTAATGCAAGTGAAGACGATACCCAAATATCTGATGAAGATACTCATTTACAAACACAAGTAAGCCAAGGTTTGAGCACAGGTCCAGATACGTGCCTTTCAGCTTCTAAAAGATCAAGCCCCAAATATGTGCCTAAAAACAGCACTGAAGATGTCACTGTAGCAAGT AAAACCCCTAATCTAAAGCAAGTGGAGGATCAGACCACTCGGG AAACTGCTCCAAACACTCAGTCTTGGAATGAATTTACTAGTCACATGGTCTTGCATTTAacagatgaggatgatgaagatgatgccAGTGAAGAG GTTCTTTCCCCCAGCCCAGTGTTGTGCAAGGAAAAGATTTTTAAGCCAATCAAGACTAAGCTTTCCTCAACACAGTCATGCATCTCTCCAGCTACCATCACACTCTATTCTTCTACACAAGACACACAGATGTCCCGCTCTGTCCTGGAAGAGGACTCGAAAGCATCCAAGGGTGTGGAATTCAAGTCCTCCGGCTGTAAATCTCCACGTGCTTCGGTGGAAAAAGGAGAATGCATCTCTTACTACTGGGGAGTACCTTTCTGCCCCATGGGGCAAAACCCAGACGAGTACACGCGTGTGATCATGTGTCAGATGGAGGTGTACGAGAAGAGCCTGAAGGAGGCCCAGCGAGAGCTGCTGCACAAAGCAGACTGGGGACAGCCA gTGTTACCTGGCTCAGAGAGGCCATTTGGTGCAAGGAGATGGAAGCGCCACAGAGCTCCTCAGCTGTCAGAAGATGAGGAGGAGAATGATGAAGAGGCAGAGAAAGAAAATAACAGAACCGCAGTAGAAGAAGAGAAGGACGAAGCCAAGGAGGAGTCTGTGGCGGGGTCACAGGATGATGCTGAGGGTGGACAGAGTGAAACATACGTAGTCTTGTCATCTCCAGAGACAAAAGATGAGCAAGTG GAAAAAACCTCTTTCCTCAGCCGTGAGGAGCCTGTAACTGCCGCTTTAAATAAACCTTTCAG GAAAAGTGCTCCATGGGACACTTCAGATGAAACTCAAATACAATGTTCAGCTGAGCGGGAGGAAGAAGAGGCCCAGAATCACAAGCATTGTGAAGAGGATGAGATCATTTGTCCGG AGACTCAGATGACTCAAAACAGCACACCAGAATTAATGGTGACCAGTCCTGCTCAG CCCCAGTCTCGTGCTGACAGTGAGGTGATGGAGGTAGAGGAGGGAGGAGGTGCTTCTTCTGTAGAGGAGGAGAGGATGGAGCAAGAGACAGCTCCTTTTCACAGTCAGGAGATGGAATGCCCCTTGTGCTCCAGACTCTTCCCCTTCAGCAAGATCGAGATCCATGCGGCTTACTGTGATGGTGAAGCAGACCCCCAGGAAGAGCAACCACAAG TTGTTTCCCGAAGGAAAAGGACCAAAAGAAATTTTGATGAAACTCAGCAATCTGGCAA GTCGACACAGATGGAGAAGTGTTACATGTGTCAGGGATTTTTTACCCTCCAGGTGTATCCAGAACATGTCAGTTTGTGTATTGGAAAGAAAGACTCAAGAGCTAATCAG GAAAACGGCCTGCTTTCTGCTCTGGACCGGACGGAACGGAGACATACTG GCACTGATGAACCTGGACCATCTGATGTTTCTACAACAAGCAACTG TGGCCTTGCTGATCCTGCGGTGGTGGGGACTTCTGAAAGTGGAGACTGCTCAGCGATGACTTCCTGTACCAGTAACGCCTTCACTCCTCGATCAGAGAACACTGACTGCCTTATTGACTCCTCTAAGACCAGCCAAAGACTCTCGAGAAAGAGAAAATTCAAAAAATAG
- the uimc1 gene encoding BRCA1-A complex subunit RAP80 isoform X1, producing the protein MPRRKRTTDEGGRKAKVSRVEPNEEILEISDSENEEEEDCSIKRSSRTARWKRRKNQSQLRDMTEEEMLDLAMRLSAEEANSAAHKQQHEDDGDIQKAIAQSLNESTGKASAGQDEAASSTDQPQLDVTNAISRLRRKLSYTGRDQTHSENERETTSPLPEMPDLSQATSSHLSTRSSPTLVSSPSAKTKEKTSDNQTVISNTPELFRSVSDSQSQTSPLFTRHGCFIRHPVVCVEKLSQDLIPSSTDSNVHTQDSAAATSPKQEDLPFSKCPVFTQKDFKRKIDLLEDEDCCKNTNASEDDTQISDEDTHLQTQVSQGLSTGPDTCLSASKRSSPKYVPKNSTEDVTVASKTPNLKQVEDQTTRGENVKSDTETAPNTQSWNEFTSHMVLHLTDEDDEDDASEEVLSPSPVLCKEKIFKPIKTKLSSTQSCISPATITLYSSTQDTQMSRSVLEEDSKASKGVEFKSSGCKSPRASVEKGECISYYWGVPFCPMGQNPDEYTRVIMCQMEVYEKSLKEAQRELLHKADWGQPVLPGSERPFGARRWKRHRAPQLSEDEEENDEEAEKENNRTAVEEEKDEAKEESVAGSQDDAEGGQSETYVVLSSPETKDEQVEKTSFLSREEPVTAALNKPFRKSAPWDTSDETQIQCSAEREEEEAQNHKHCEEDEIICPETQMTQNSTPELMVTSPAQPQSRADSEVMEVEEGGGASSVEEERMEQETAPFHSQEMECPLCSRLFPFSKIEIHAAYCDGEADPQEEQPQVVSRRKRTKRNFDETQQSGKSTQMEKCYMCQGFFTLQVYPEHVSLCIGKKDSRANQENGLLSALDRTERRHTGTDEPGPSDVSTTSNCGLADPAVVGTSESGDCSAMTSCTSNAFTPRSENTDCLIDSSKTSQRLSRKRKFKK; encoded by the exons ATGCCCCGCCGGAAGCGCACAACAGATGAAGGCGGAAGAAAAGCGAAAGTCAGCAGAGTGGAGCCCAATGAAGAGATCCTGGAGATATCTGACTCTGAAAATGAAGAG GAGGAAGACTGCTCAATTAAACGGTCCTCTCGGACAGCCAGGTGGAAACGAAGGAAGAATCAATCTCAGCTACGAG ACATGACAGAAGAAGAGATGCTGGACCTGGCCATGAGACTTAGCGCTGAAGAAGCAAACAGTGCTGCCCATAAACAACAGCATGAGGACGACGGCGACATACAAAAAGCCATAGCACAAAGTCTTAAT GAAAGCACTGGAAAAGCATCGGCGGGTCAAGATGAAGCAGCCAGCTCTACAGATCAACCACAGCTGGATGTAACAAATGCGATATCACGCTTGAGACGAAAACTGTCATACACCGGCCGAGATCAGACACACAGTGAGAATGAGAGGGAAACGACTAGTCCACTTCCAGAAATGCCTGATCTGTCACAGGCGACCTCCTCGCATCTTTCAACGAGAAGTTCTCCAACTCTGGTCTCCAGTCCTTCTGCTAAAACAAAG GAAAAGACCTCAGATAACCAGACAGTAATCAGCAACACGCCTGAACTCTTCAGATCTGTCTCCGATTCCCAGTCCCAGACATCCCCTCTCTTCACCAGGCATGGCTGCTTCATCCGTCATCCTGTAGTATGTGTAGAGAAACTGAGTCAGGACCTCATCCCTTCAAGCACAGACTCAAATGTTCACACACAGGACAGCGCTGCTGCCACATCCCCCAAGCAGGAAGATCTGCCCTTTTCCAAATGCCCGGTCTTTACTCAGAAAGACTTCAAACGAAAAATTGATTTGTTAGAGGACGAAGACTGCTGTAAAAATACTAATGCAAGTGAAGACGATACCCAAATATCTGATGAAGATACTCATTTACAAACACAAGTAAGCCAAGGTTTGAGCACAGGTCCAGATACGTGCCTTTCAGCTTCTAAAAGATCAAGCCCCAAATATGTGCCTAAAAACAGCACTGAAGATGTCACTGTAGCAAGT AAAACCCCTAATCTAAAGCAAGTGGAGGATCAGACCACTCGGGGTGAGAATGTAAAATCTGACACTG AAACTGCTCCAAACACTCAGTCTTGGAATGAATTTACTAGTCACATGGTCTTGCATTTAacagatgaggatgatgaagatgatgccAGTGAAGAG GTTCTTTCCCCCAGCCCAGTGTTGTGCAAGGAAAAGATTTTTAAGCCAATCAAGACTAAGCTTTCCTCAACACAGTCATGCATCTCTCCAGCTACCATCACACTCTATTCTTCTACACAAGACACACAGATGTCCCGCTCTGTCCTGGAAGAGGACTCGAAAGCATCCAAGGGTGTGGAATTCAAGTCCTCCGGCTGTAAATCTCCACGTGCTTCGGTGGAAAAAGGAGAATGCATCTCTTACTACTGGGGAGTACCTTTCTGCCCCATGGGGCAAAACCCAGACGAGTACACGCGTGTGATCATGTGTCAGATGGAGGTGTACGAGAAGAGCCTGAAGGAGGCCCAGCGAGAGCTGCTGCACAAAGCAGACTGGGGACAGCCA gTGTTACCTGGCTCAGAGAGGCCATTTGGTGCAAGGAGATGGAAGCGCCACAGAGCTCCTCAGCTGTCAGAAGATGAGGAGGAGAATGATGAAGAGGCAGAGAAAGAAAATAACAGAACCGCAGTAGAAGAAGAGAAGGACGAAGCCAAGGAGGAGTCTGTGGCGGGGTCACAGGATGATGCTGAGGGTGGACAGAGTGAAACATACGTAGTCTTGTCATCTCCAGAGACAAAAGATGAGCAAGTG GAAAAAACCTCTTTCCTCAGCCGTGAGGAGCCTGTAACTGCCGCTTTAAATAAACCTTTCAG GAAAAGTGCTCCATGGGACACTTCAGATGAAACTCAAATACAATGTTCAGCTGAGCGGGAGGAAGAAGAGGCCCAGAATCACAAGCATTGTGAAGAGGATGAGATCATTTGTCCGG AGACTCAGATGACTCAAAACAGCACACCAGAATTAATGGTGACCAGTCCTGCTCAG CCCCAGTCTCGTGCTGACAGTGAGGTGATGGAGGTAGAGGAGGGAGGAGGTGCTTCTTCTGTAGAGGAGGAGAGGATGGAGCAAGAGACAGCTCCTTTTCACAGTCAGGAGATGGAATGCCCCTTGTGCTCCAGACTCTTCCCCTTCAGCAAGATCGAGATCCATGCGGCTTACTGTGATGGTGAAGCAGACCCCCAGGAAGAGCAACCACAAG TTGTTTCCCGAAGGAAAAGGACCAAAAGAAATTTTGATGAAACTCAGCAATCTGGCAA GTCGACACAGATGGAGAAGTGTTACATGTGTCAGGGATTTTTTACCCTCCAGGTGTATCCAGAACATGTCAGTTTGTGTATTGGAAAGAAAGACTCAAGAGCTAATCAG GAAAACGGCCTGCTTTCTGCTCTGGACCGGACGGAACGGAGACATACTG GCACTGATGAACCTGGACCATCTGATGTTTCTACAACAAGCAACTG TGGCCTTGCTGATCCTGCGGTGGTGGGGACTTCTGAAAGTGGAGACTGCTCAGCGATGACTTCCTGTACCAGTAACGCCTTCACTCCTCGATCAGAGAACACTGACTGCCTTATTGACTCCTCTAAGACCAGCCAAAGACTCTCGAGAAAGAGAAAATTCAAAAAATAG
- the uimc1 gene encoding BRCA1-A complex subunit RAP80 isoform X3, translating to MPRRKRTTDEGGRKAKVSRVEPNEEILEISDSENEEEEDCSIKRSSRTARWKRRKNQSQLRDMTEEEMLDLAMRLSAEEANSAAHKQQHEDDGDIQKAIAQSLNESTGKASAGQDEAASSTDQPQLDVTNAISRLRRKLSYTGRDQTHSENERETTSPLPEMPDLSQATSSHLSTRSSPTLVSSPSAKTKEKTSDNQTVISNTPELFRSVSDSQSQTSPLFTRHGCFIRHPVVCVEKLSQDLIPSSTDSNVHTQDSAAATSPKQEDLPFSKCPVFTQKDFKRKIDLLEDEDCCKNTNASEDDTQISDEDTHLQTQKTPNLKQVEDQTTRGENVKSDTETAPNTQSWNEFTSHMVLHLTDEDDEDDASEEVLSPSPVLCKEKIFKPIKTKLSSTQSCISPATITLYSSTQDTQMSRSVLEEDSKASKGVEFKSSGCKSPRASVEKGECISYYWGVPFCPMGQNPDEYTRVIMCQMEVYEKSLKEAQRELLHKADWGQPVLPGSERPFGARRWKRHRAPQLSEDEEENDEEAEKENNRTAVEEEKDEAKEESVAGSQDDAEGGQSETYVVLSSPETKDEQVEKTSFLSREEPVTAALNKPFRKSAPWDTSDETQIQCSAEREEEEAQNHKHCEEDEIICPETQMTQNSTPELMVTSPAQPQSRADSEVMEVEEGGGASSVEEERMEQETAPFHSQEMECPLCSRLFPFSKIEIHAAYCDGEADPQEEQPQVVSRRKRTKRNFDETQQSGKSTQMEKCYMCQGFFTLQVYPEHVSLCIGKKDSRANQENGLLSALDRTERRHTGTDEPGPSDVSTTSNCGLADPAVVGTSESGDCSAMTSCTSNAFTPRSENTDCLIDSSKTSQRLSRKRKFKK from the exons ATGCCCCGCCGGAAGCGCACAACAGATGAAGGCGGAAGAAAAGCGAAAGTCAGCAGAGTGGAGCCCAATGAAGAGATCCTGGAGATATCTGACTCTGAAAATGAAGAG GAGGAAGACTGCTCAATTAAACGGTCCTCTCGGACAGCCAGGTGGAAACGAAGGAAGAATCAATCTCAGCTACGAG ACATGACAGAAGAAGAGATGCTGGACCTGGCCATGAGACTTAGCGCTGAAGAAGCAAACAGTGCTGCCCATAAACAACAGCATGAGGACGACGGCGACATACAAAAAGCCATAGCACAAAGTCTTAAT GAAAGCACTGGAAAAGCATCGGCGGGTCAAGATGAAGCAGCCAGCTCTACAGATCAACCACAGCTGGATGTAACAAATGCGATATCACGCTTGAGACGAAAACTGTCATACACCGGCCGAGATCAGACACACAGTGAGAATGAGAGGGAAACGACTAGTCCACTTCCAGAAATGCCTGATCTGTCACAGGCGACCTCCTCGCATCTTTCAACGAGAAGTTCTCCAACTCTGGTCTCCAGTCCTTCTGCTAAAACAAAG GAAAAGACCTCAGATAACCAGACAGTAATCAGCAACACGCCTGAACTCTTCAGATCTGTCTCCGATTCCCAGTCCCAGACATCCCCTCTCTTCACCAGGCATGGCTGCTTCATCCGTCATCCTGTAGTATGTGTAGAGAAACTGAGTCAGGACCTCATCCCTTCAAGCACAGACTCAAATGTTCACACACAGGACAGCGCTGCTGCCACATCCCCCAAGCAGGAAGATCTGCCCTTTTCCAAATGCCCGGTCTTTACTCAGAAAGACTTCAAACGAAAAATTGATTTGTTAGAGGACGAAGACTGCTGTAAAAATACTAATGCAAGTGAAGACGATACCCAAATATCTGATGAAGATACTCATTTACAAACACAA AAAACCCCTAATCTAAAGCAAGTGGAGGATCAGACCACTCGGGGTGAGAATGTAAAATCTGACACTG AAACTGCTCCAAACACTCAGTCTTGGAATGAATTTACTAGTCACATGGTCTTGCATTTAacagatgaggatgatgaagatgatgccAGTGAAGAG GTTCTTTCCCCCAGCCCAGTGTTGTGCAAGGAAAAGATTTTTAAGCCAATCAAGACTAAGCTTTCCTCAACACAGTCATGCATCTCTCCAGCTACCATCACACTCTATTCTTCTACACAAGACACACAGATGTCCCGCTCTGTCCTGGAAGAGGACTCGAAAGCATCCAAGGGTGTGGAATTCAAGTCCTCCGGCTGTAAATCTCCACGTGCTTCGGTGGAAAAAGGAGAATGCATCTCTTACTACTGGGGAGTACCTTTCTGCCCCATGGGGCAAAACCCAGACGAGTACACGCGTGTGATCATGTGTCAGATGGAGGTGTACGAGAAGAGCCTGAAGGAGGCCCAGCGAGAGCTGCTGCACAAAGCAGACTGGGGACAGCCA gTGTTACCTGGCTCAGAGAGGCCATTTGGTGCAAGGAGATGGAAGCGCCACAGAGCTCCTCAGCTGTCAGAAGATGAGGAGGAGAATGATGAAGAGGCAGAGAAAGAAAATAACAGAACCGCAGTAGAAGAAGAGAAGGACGAAGCCAAGGAGGAGTCTGTGGCGGGGTCACAGGATGATGCTGAGGGTGGACAGAGTGAAACATACGTAGTCTTGTCATCTCCAGAGACAAAAGATGAGCAAGTG GAAAAAACCTCTTTCCTCAGCCGTGAGGAGCCTGTAACTGCCGCTTTAAATAAACCTTTCAG GAAAAGTGCTCCATGGGACACTTCAGATGAAACTCAAATACAATGTTCAGCTGAGCGGGAGGAAGAAGAGGCCCAGAATCACAAGCATTGTGAAGAGGATGAGATCATTTGTCCGG AGACTCAGATGACTCAAAACAGCACACCAGAATTAATGGTGACCAGTCCTGCTCAG CCCCAGTCTCGTGCTGACAGTGAGGTGATGGAGGTAGAGGAGGGAGGAGGTGCTTCTTCTGTAGAGGAGGAGAGGATGGAGCAAGAGACAGCTCCTTTTCACAGTCAGGAGATGGAATGCCCCTTGTGCTCCAGACTCTTCCCCTTCAGCAAGATCGAGATCCATGCGGCTTACTGTGATGGTGAAGCAGACCCCCAGGAAGAGCAACCACAAG TTGTTTCCCGAAGGAAAAGGACCAAAAGAAATTTTGATGAAACTCAGCAATCTGGCAA GTCGACACAGATGGAGAAGTGTTACATGTGTCAGGGATTTTTTACCCTCCAGGTGTATCCAGAACATGTCAGTTTGTGTATTGGAAAGAAAGACTCAAGAGCTAATCAG GAAAACGGCCTGCTTTCTGCTCTGGACCGGACGGAACGGAGACATACTG GCACTGATGAACCTGGACCATCTGATGTTTCTACAACAAGCAACTG TGGCCTTGCTGATCCTGCGGTGGTGGGGACTTCTGAAAGTGGAGACTGCTCAGCGATGACTTCCTGTACCAGTAACGCCTTCACTCCTCGATCAGAGAACACTGACTGCCTTATTGACTCCTCTAAGACCAGCCAAAGACTCTCGAGAAAGAGAAAATTCAAAAAATAG
- the uimc1 gene encoding BRCA1-A complex subunit RAP80 isoform X4 — MPRRKRTTDEGGRKAKVSRVEPNEEILEISDSENEEEEDCSIKRSSRTARWKRRKNQSQLRDMTEEEMLDLAMRLSAEEANSAAHKQQHEDDGDIQKAIAQSLNESTGKASAGQDEAASSTDQPQLDVTNAISRLRRKLSYTGRDQTHSENERETTSPLPEMPDLSQATSSHLSTRSSPTLVSSPSAKTKEKTSDNQTVISNTPELFRSVSDSQSQTSPLFTRHGCFIRHPVVCVEKLSQDLIPSSTDSNVHTQDSAAATSPKQEDLPFSKCPVFTQKDFKRKIDLLEDEDCCKNTNASEDDTQISDEDTHLQTQKTPNLKQVEDQTTRETAPNTQSWNEFTSHMVLHLTDEDDEDDASEEVLSPSPVLCKEKIFKPIKTKLSSTQSCISPATITLYSSTQDTQMSRSVLEEDSKASKGVEFKSSGCKSPRASVEKGECISYYWGVPFCPMGQNPDEYTRVIMCQMEVYEKSLKEAQRELLHKADWGQPVLPGSERPFGARRWKRHRAPQLSEDEEENDEEAEKENNRTAVEEEKDEAKEESVAGSQDDAEGGQSETYVVLSSPETKDEQVEKTSFLSREEPVTAALNKPFRKSAPWDTSDETQIQCSAEREEEEAQNHKHCEEDEIICPETQMTQNSTPELMVTSPAQPQSRADSEVMEVEEGGGASSVEEERMEQETAPFHSQEMECPLCSRLFPFSKIEIHAAYCDGEADPQEEQPQVVSRRKRTKRNFDETQQSGKSTQMEKCYMCQGFFTLQVYPEHVSLCIGKKDSRANQENGLLSALDRTERRHTGTDEPGPSDVSTTSNCGLADPAVVGTSESGDCSAMTSCTSNAFTPRSENTDCLIDSSKTSQRLSRKRKFKK; from the exons ATGCCCCGCCGGAAGCGCACAACAGATGAAGGCGGAAGAAAAGCGAAAGTCAGCAGAGTGGAGCCCAATGAAGAGATCCTGGAGATATCTGACTCTGAAAATGAAGAG GAGGAAGACTGCTCAATTAAACGGTCCTCTCGGACAGCCAGGTGGAAACGAAGGAAGAATCAATCTCAGCTACGAG ACATGACAGAAGAAGAGATGCTGGACCTGGCCATGAGACTTAGCGCTGAAGAAGCAAACAGTGCTGCCCATAAACAACAGCATGAGGACGACGGCGACATACAAAAAGCCATAGCACAAAGTCTTAAT GAAAGCACTGGAAAAGCATCGGCGGGTCAAGATGAAGCAGCCAGCTCTACAGATCAACCACAGCTGGATGTAACAAATGCGATATCACGCTTGAGACGAAAACTGTCATACACCGGCCGAGATCAGACACACAGTGAGAATGAGAGGGAAACGACTAGTCCACTTCCAGAAATGCCTGATCTGTCACAGGCGACCTCCTCGCATCTTTCAACGAGAAGTTCTCCAACTCTGGTCTCCAGTCCTTCTGCTAAAACAAAG GAAAAGACCTCAGATAACCAGACAGTAATCAGCAACACGCCTGAACTCTTCAGATCTGTCTCCGATTCCCAGTCCCAGACATCCCCTCTCTTCACCAGGCATGGCTGCTTCATCCGTCATCCTGTAGTATGTGTAGAGAAACTGAGTCAGGACCTCATCCCTTCAAGCACAGACTCAAATGTTCACACACAGGACAGCGCTGCTGCCACATCCCCCAAGCAGGAAGATCTGCCCTTTTCCAAATGCCCGGTCTTTACTCAGAAAGACTTCAAACGAAAAATTGATTTGTTAGAGGACGAAGACTGCTGTAAAAATACTAATGCAAGTGAAGACGATACCCAAATATCTGATGAAGATACTCATTTACAAACACAA AAAACCCCTAATCTAAAGCAAGTGGAGGATCAGACCACTCGGG AAACTGCTCCAAACACTCAGTCTTGGAATGAATTTACTAGTCACATGGTCTTGCATTTAacagatgaggatgatgaagatgatgccAGTGAAGAG GTTCTTTCCCCCAGCCCAGTGTTGTGCAAGGAAAAGATTTTTAAGCCAATCAAGACTAAGCTTTCCTCAACACAGTCATGCATCTCTCCAGCTACCATCACACTCTATTCTTCTACACAAGACACACAGATGTCCCGCTCTGTCCTGGAAGAGGACTCGAAAGCATCCAAGGGTGTGGAATTCAAGTCCTCCGGCTGTAAATCTCCACGTGCTTCGGTGGAAAAAGGAGAATGCATCTCTTACTACTGGGGAGTACCTTTCTGCCCCATGGGGCAAAACCCAGACGAGTACACGCGTGTGATCATGTGTCAGATGGAGGTGTACGAGAAGAGCCTGAAGGAGGCCCAGCGAGAGCTGCTGCACAAAGCAGACTGGGGACAGCCA gTGTTACCTGGCTCAGAGAGGCCATTTGGTGCAAGGAGATGGAAGCGCCACAGAGCTCCTCAGCTGTCAGAAGATGAGGAGGAGAATGATGAAGAGGCAGAGAAAGAAAATAACAGAACCGCAGTAGAAGAAGAGAAGGACGAAGCCAAGGAGGAGTCTGTGGCGGGGTCACAGGATGATGCTGAGGGTGGACAGAGTGAAACATACGTAGTCTTGTCATCTCCAGAGACAAAAGATGAGCAAGTG GAAAAAACCTCTTTCCTCAGCCGTGAGGAGCCTGTAACTGCCGCTTTAAATAAACCTTTCAG GAAAAGTGCTCCATGGGACACTTCAGATGAAACTCAAATACAATGTTCAGCTGAGCGGGAGGAAGAAGAGGCCCAGAATCACAAGCATTGTGAAGAGGATGAGATCATTTGTCCGG AGACTCAGATGACTCAAAACAGCACACCAGAATTAATGGTGACCAGTCCTGCTCAG CCCCAGTCTCGTGCTGACAGTGAGGTGATGGAGGTAGAGGAGGGAGGAGGTGCTTCTTCTGTAGAGGAGGAGAGGATGGAGCAAGAGACAGCTCCTTTTCACAGTCAGGAGATGGAATGCCCCTTGTGCTCCAGACTCTTCCCCTTCAGCAAGATCGAGATCCATGCGGCTTACTGTGATGGTGAAGCAGACCCCCAGGAAGAGCAACCACAAG TTGTTTCCCGAAGGAAAAGGACCAAAAGAAATTTTGATGAAACTCAGCAATCTGGCAA GTCGACACAGATGGAGAAGTGTTACATGTGTCAGGGATTTTTTACCCTCCAGGTGTATCCAGAACATGTCAGTTTGTGTATTGGAAAGAAAGACTCAAGAGCTAATCAG GAAAACGGCCTGCTTTCTGCTCTGGACCGGACGGAACGGAGACATACTG GCACTGATGAACCTGGACCATCTGATGTTTCTACAACAAGCAACTG TGGCCTTGCTGATCCTGCGGTGGTGGGGACTTCTGAAAGTGGAGACTGCTCAGCGATGACTTCCTGTACCAGTAACGCCTTCACTCCTCGATCAGAGAACACTGACTGCCTTATTGACTCCTCTAAGACCAGCCAAAGACTCTCGAGAAAGAGAAAATTCAAAAAATAG